Proteins found in one Magnolia sinica isolate HGM2019 chromosome 5, MsV1, whole genome shotgun sequence genomic segment:
- the LOC131247343 gene encoding endoplasmic reticulum chaperone BiP-like: MDNERPIGEAAKNQAAVNLERTIFDVKILIGRKFDDKEVQKDMKLVPYKIVNKDGKPYIQVQIKDGETKVFSPEEISAMILAKMKDTEAFLGKKIEDAIVTVPAYFNDAQRQATKDAGVIAGLNVARIINEPTAAAIAYGLDKKGGEKNILVFDLGGGMFDVSILTIDNGVFEVLATNGDTHLGGMTLSICH, encoded by the exons ATGGATAATGAGAGACCGATTGGAGAGGCCGCAAAGAATCAGGCGGCTGTCAATCTTGAAAGAACCATCTTTGATGTCAAAATACTGATTGGAAGAAA GTTTGATGACAAAGAGGTGCAAAAGGATATGAAACTTGTTCCATACAAGATTGTAAACAAAGATGGAAAGCCATACATACAAGTCCAGATTAAGGACGGCGAGACCAAGGTTTTCAGCCCTGAGGAGATCAGTGCTATGATTCTAGCCAAAATGAAAGATACAGAAGCATTCCTTGGAAAGAAGATTGAGGATGCTATTGTTACTGTCCCTG CATATTTCAATGACGCTCAAAGACAGGCTACCAAGGATGCTGGTGTAATAGCTGGACTGAATGTAGCGAGGATAATTAACGAACCGACCGCTGCAGCCATTGCTTATGGTTTAGATAAGAAGGGTGGGGAGAAAAACATCCTTGTGTTCGACCTTGGGGGTGGGATGTTTGATGTCAGTATCTTGACAATTGATAATGGTGTTTTTGAAGTTCTGGCCACAAATGGGGACACCCATCTGGGAGGTATGACCCTTAGTATTTGCCACTGA